A genomic region of Pseudomonas sp. KU43P contains the following coding sequences:
- a CDS encoding VacJ family lipoprotein has translation MAAETAPRASVIEADPQVTAQPLAPEADGFIDPLRELKFNPGLDQREFERSTLEALNVYDPLESMNRRIYHFNYRLDQWVLLPLVSGYQYVTPSFVRTGVSNFFNNLGDVPNLFNSVLQLKAKRSAEITARLMFNTIIGVGGLWDPATKMGLPRQSEDFGQTLGFYGVPEGPYIMLPVLGPSNLRDTTGVVVDYAGEQAVNFLNVAEVSTDHPEIFLLRAVDKRYTTKFRYGQLNSPFEYEKVRYVYTQARKLQIAE, from the coding sequence ATGGCCGCGGAAACCGCGCCACGCGCCAGTGTGATCGAAGCCGACCCACAAGTGACCGCGCAGCCCCTGGCACCGGAGGCCGATGGCTTCATCGACCCGCTGCGCGAACTGAAATTCAACCCCGGGCTCGACCAGCGCGAGTTCGAGCGCTCGACCCTGGAAGCCTTGAACGTGTATGACCCACTGGAGTCGATGAACCGGCGGATCTACCATTTCAACTACCGCCTCGACCAGTGGGTGCTGCTGCCGCTGGTAAGTGGCTATCAGTACGTCACCCCAAGCTTCGTGCGCACAGGCGTGAGCAACTTCTTCAACAACCTGGGCGACGTGCCGAACCTGTTCAACAGCGTGCTTCAGCTCAAGGCCAAGCGCTCGGCGGAAATCACCGCACGGCTGATGTTCAACACCATCATCGGTGTGGGCGGCTTGTGGGATCCGGCGACCAAGATGGGCCTGCCGCGCCAGAGCGAAGACTTTGGCCAGACGCTTGGCTTCTATGGCGTGCCGGAAGGGCCATACATCATGCTGCCGGTGTTGGGGCCGTCGAACCTGCGCGACACCACCGGGGTGGTGGTGGATTATGCCGGGGAGCAGGCGGTCAACTTCCTCAACGTGGCAGAGGTCAGTACCGATCACCCCGAGATCTTCCTGCTGCGGGCGGTGGACAAGCGCTATACCACCAAATTCCGCTATGGCCAGCTCAACTCGCCGTTCGAGTATGAGAAGGTGCGGTATGTGTATACCCAGGCGCGCAAGTTGCAGATTGCGGAGTGA
- a CDS encoding patatin-like phospholipase family protein: protein MTPTTGLILSGGGARAAYQVGVLAGIAELLPPGASNPFPVIVGTSAGAINAVALASGATRFSESVQALTQFWQNFRSHLVLRSDWPGVIRQASRFVGHSLLGLGSHAPVALLDSSPLRQLLESHLDLNGIDHALAAEHLRAVAVTAFGYESGQAVTFYQGRGTIDAWLRHRRIGVPTPLTIDHLLASAAIPLLFAPVRLGDEYYGDGAVRQSAPISPALHLGASRVLVVGVSGNPQRPAPPSPTQRVFSGQQPSLAQIGGHMLNSTFIDSLEDDIELLQRLNHLSHLLPAHLDARRLGLAPIEVLVVAPSQPLDEIAARHRRELPAALRLFLRGPGATRTSGAGVLSYLLFEASYCSELIDLGRRDALAKRRELEQFLGI from the coding sequence ATGACCCCAACCACCGGCCTGATCCTCTCCGGCGGCGGTGCTCGCGCCGCCTACCAGGTCGGCGTGTTGGCCGGCATCGCCGAGCTGCTGCCCCCCGGCGCAAGCAACCCGTTCCCGGTCATCGTCGGCACCTCGGCCGGCGCCATCAACGCCGTGGCCCTGGCCAGCGGCGCCACGCGCTTCAGCGAATCGGTGCAGGCGCTCACCCAGTTCTGGCAGAACTTTCGCAGCCACCTGGTGCTGCGCAGCGACTGGCCAGGTGTGATCCGCCAGGCCAGTCGCTTCGTCGGCCACAGCCTGCTGGGCCTGGGCAGCCATGCACCGGTGGCCTTGCTCGACAGCAGCCCGTTGCGCCAGTTGCTGGAATCGCACCTCGACCTGAACGGTATCGACCACGCCCTGGCCGCGGAGCATTTGCGTGCAGTGGCGGTGACTGCGTTCGGCTACGAGTCCGGCCAGGCGGTGACCTTTTACCAGGGGCGCGGCACCATCGATGCCTGGCTGCGCCACCGGCGCATCGGCGTGCCTACGCCGCTGACCATCGACCACCTGCTTGCCAGCGCGGCGATTCCGCTGCTGTTCGCGCCGGTACGGCTAGGCGATGAATATTACGGTGACGGCGCGGTGCGCCAGTCGGCACCGATCAGCCCGGCCCTGCATCTGGGGGCCAGCCGGGTGCTGGTGGTCGGGGTCAGCGGCAACCCGCAGCGGCCCGCGCCACCGTCGCCTACCCAGCGCGTGTTCAGTGGCCAGCAGCCGAGCCTGGCGCAGATTGGCGGGCATATGCTCAACAGCACCTTCATCGACAGCCTGGAGGATGACATCGAGCTGCTGCAGCGGCTCAACCACCTCAGCCACCTGCTGCCCGCGCACCTGGATGCACGGCGCCTGGGCCTGGCGCCGATCGAGGTGTTGGTAGTGGCGCCCAGCCAGCCGCTGGACGAGATCGCTGCGCGGCACCGGCGAGAGCTGCCGGCGGCGCTGCGGTTGTTCCTGCGTGGGCCGGGGGCGACGCGGACCAGCGGGGCGGGGGTGTTGAGTTATCTGCTGTTCGAGGCCAGTTATTGCAGCGAGCTGATCGACCTGGGGCGCAGGGATGCGTTGGCCAAGCGGCGGGAGCTGGAGCAGTTTCTGGGAATATGA
- a CDS encoding lipid A biosynthesis lauroyl acyltransferase, whose translation MERPRFRPYFLHPRFWGLWLGLGLLWLVVQLPYRALLWLGGALGAVMYRLAGERRRIAARNLELCFPELSDDERRRLLKANFASTGIAFFEMAMSWWWPKARLARLAHIEGLEHLQAAQQAGQGAILMAVHFTTLEIGAALLGQAHTIDGMYREHGNPLFDFIQRSGRERHNLDSLAVEREDVRGMLKLLRAGRAIWYAPDQDYGAKQSLFVPLFGIPAATVTATTKFARLGKAQVIPFTQKRLEDGSGYRLVIHPPLEGFPGESEEADCLRINQWIESVLRECPEQYLWAHRRFKSRPEGEPRLYDKKKR comes from the coding sequence ATGGAACGCCCGCGTTTTCGTCCCTATTTCCTGCACCCACGGTTCTGGGGCCTGTGGCTTGGCCTCGGCCTGCTGTGGCTGGTGGTGCAGCTGCCGTACCGAGCCCTGCTGTGGCTCGGCGGTGCCCTGGGCGCAGTGATGTACCGCCTGGCCGGTGAACGTCGGCGCATCGCCGCGCGCAATCTGGAGCTGTGCTTCCCTGAACTGTCCGACGACGAACGGCGCCGGTTGTTGAAGGCGAATTTCGCCTCCACTGGCATCGCCTTCTTCGAAATGGCCATGAGCTGGTGGTGGCCCAAGGCCAGGCTGGCACGCCTGGCGCACATCGAAGGCCTCGAGCACCTGCAGGCGGCGCAACAGGCCGGGCAGGGCGCGATCCTCATGGCGGTGCACTTCACCACCCTGGAGATCGGCGCCGCGCTGCTGGGCCAAGCCCACACCATCGACGGCATGTATCGTGAGCACGGCAACCCGCTGTTCGACTTCATCCAGCGCAGCGGCCGCGAGCGGCACAACCTCGACTCGCTGGCGGTGGAGCGCGAGGATGTGCGTGGCATGCTCAAGCTGCTGCGAGCAGGCCGGGCGATCTGGTACGCGCCGGACCAGGACTACGGCGCCAAGCAGAGCCTGTTCGTGCCGTTGTTCGGCATCCCGGCGGCGACGGTCACCGCCACCACCAAATTCGCCCGCCTGGGCAAGGCACAGGTCATTCCCTTCACCCAGAAGCGCCTGGAGGATGGCAGCGGCTATCGTCTGGTAATCCATCCGCCGCTGGAGGGCTTCCCTGGTGAAAGCGAAGAGGCCGACTGCCTGCGTATCAATCAGTGGATCGAAAGTGTGTTGCGCGAGTGTCCCGAGCAGTACCTGTGGGCGCACCGGCGCTTCAAGTCGCGGCCTGAGGGCGAGCCGCGGCTGTATGACAAGAAAAAACGCTGA
- the minC gene encoding septum site-determining protein MinC, which produces MQTMSPNHTPDTASVFQLKGSMLAITVLELGRNDLQALDRQLAAKVAQAPNFFSNTPLVLALDKLPADEGAIDLPGLMRICRHHGLRTLAIRANRIEDIAAAIAIDLPVLPPSGARERPLEPEPEVKKPEPAPAPAPVAEPEIRPTRIITSPVRGGQQIYAQGGDLVVTGSVSPGAELLADGNIHVYGAMRGRALAGIKGNTKARIFCQQMTAEMVSIAGQYKVCEDLRRDPLWGSGVQVSLSGDVLNITRL; this is translated from the coding sequence ATGCAGACCATGAGCCCAAACCACACACCCGACACCGCCTCCGTGTTCCAGCTCAAGGGCAGCATGCTCGCCATCACTGTGCTGGAACTGGGGCGCAACGACCTGCAAGCCCTTGATCGCCAACTGGCGGCGAAAGTGGCCCAGGCGCCGAACTTCTTCAGCAACACGCCGCTGGTGCTGGCCTTGGACAAGTTGCCGGCCGACGAAGGCGCCATCGACCTGCCCGGGCTGATGCGCATCTGCCGCCACCACGGCCTGCGCACCTTGGCCATCCGCGCCAACCGTATCGAGGACATCGCCGCGGCGATCGCCATCGACCTGCCGGTGCTGCCACCTTCGGGCGCCCGCGAGCGGCCGCTGGAACCCGAGCCTGAAGTGAAGAAACCCGAGCCGGCACCGGCTCCGGCGCCAGTTGCAGAACCAGAAATCCGCCCGACCCGAATCATCACCTCGCCGGTGCGCGGTGGCCAACAGATCTACGCTCAGGGTGGTGATCTGGTGGTCACAGGCTCCGTCAGCCCAGGTGCGGAACTTCTCGCCGATGGCAACATCCATGTGTACGGCGCCATGCGCGGCCGCGCCCTGGCCGGCATCAAGGGCAATACCAAGGCACGTATCTTCTGCCAGCAGATGACCGCCGAAATGGTCTCGATCGCTGGCCAGTACAAGGTCTGCGAAGACCTGCGCCGCGACCCGCTGTGGGGCTCCGGCGTGCAAGTCAGCCTGTCCGGTGACGTGTTGAACATCACCCGTCTTTAA
- the minD gene encoding septum site-determining protein MinD — MAKILVVTSGKGGVGKTTTSAAIGTGLALRGHKTVIVDFDVGLRNLDLIMGCERRVVYDFVNVVNGEANLQQALIKDKRLENLFVLAASQTRDKDALTQEGVEKVLMELKEQFDYVICDSPAGIEKGAHLAMYFADEAIVVTNPEVSSVRDSDRMLGILSSKSRRSENGEEPIKEHLLITRYHPERVEKGEMLSIADVEEILAIKLKGVIPESQAVLKASNQGIPVILDDQSDAGQAYSDTVDRLLGKEKPLRFIEVPKQGFFARLFGGK; from the coding sequence TTGGCCAAGATTCTCGTCGTTACTTCCGGCAAGGGGGGTGTGGGCAAGACCACCACCAGCGCCGCCATCGGCACCGGCCTCGCACTGCGCGGCCACAAGACAGTCATCGTCGACTTCGACGTGGGCCTGCGTAACCTCGACCTGATCATGGGCTGCGAACGCCGCGTGGTGTACGACTTCGTCAACGTGGTCAACGGCGAAGCCAACCTGCAACAGGCCCTGATCAAGGACAAGCGCCTCGAGAACCTGTTCGTGCTGGCCGCCAGCCAGACCCGTGACAAGGACGCGCTGACCCAGGAAGGCGTGGAAAAGGTGCTGATGGAGCTGAAAGAACAGTTCGATTACGTCATCTGCGACTCGCCGGCCGGTATCGAAAAAGGCGCGCACCTGGCGATGTACTTCGCCGACGAAGCCATTGTCGTCACCAACCCTGAAGTGTCTTCGGTACGTGACTCCGACCGCATGCTGGGCATCCTGTCGAGCAAGTCGCGCCGCTCCGAGAACGGCGAAGAGCCGATCAAGGAACACCTGCTGATCACCCGTTACCACCCCGAGCGCGTCGAAAAGGGCGAAATGCTCAGCATCGCCGACGTCGAAGAGATCCTGGCGATCAAACTCAAGGGTGTGATCCCCGAGTCCCAGGCCGTGCTCAAGGCTTCCAACCAGGGTATCCCGGTCATCCTCGACGACCAGAGCGATGCTGGCCAGGCGTACAGCGACACCGTCGACCGCCTCCTGGGCAAAGAGAAACCCCTGCGTTTCATCGAAGTGCCGAAGCAAGGATTCTTCGCGCGCCTGTTTGGAGGCAAGTAA
- the minE gene encoding cell division topological specificity factor MinE, which yields MNLFDFFRGRQKQTSASVAKERLQIIVAHERGQRSEPDYLPALQKELLEVIRKYVNIGNDDVHIELENQGSCSILELNITLPDR from the coding sequence ATGAACCTTTTTGACTTCTTTCGTGGCAGACAGAAACAGACCAGCGCGTCGGTAGCGAAAGAGCGTCTACAGATCATCGTGGCGCATGAGCGCGGCCAGCGCAGCGAACCGGACTACCTGCCGGCGCTGCAGAAAGAACTGCTCGAAGTGATCCGCAAGTATGTGAACATCGGCAACGATGACGTGCACATCGAGCTGGAAAACCAGGGTAGCTGCTCGATTCTGGAACTGAACATCACCTTGCCGGATCGCTGA
- a CDS encoding RluA family pseudouridine synthase codes for MPLSNVQILHEDAAILVVNKPTLLLSVPGRADDNKDCLITRLQENGYPDALIVHRLDWETSGIILLARDADSHRELSRQFHDRETEKAYTALCWGQPALDSGSIDLPLRYDPPTKPRHVVDHELGKHALTFWRIVERCGDYCRVELTPITGRSHQLRVHMLSIGHPLLGDRLYANAEALAAHDRLCLHASMLSFTHPVSGERLKFECPAPF; via the coding sequence ATGCCGCTGTCGAACGTGCAGATCCTCCATGAAGACGCCGCCATCCTGGTGGTCAACAAGCCGACCCTGCTGCTGTCGGTGCCAGGCCGTGCCGACGACAACAAGGACTGCCTGATCACCCGCCTGCAGGAAAACGGCTACCCGGACGCACTGATCGTTCACCGCCTGGACTGGGAAACCTCCGGCATCATCCTGCTGGCCCGCGATGCCGACAGCCACCGTGAACTGTCGCGCCAGTTCCACGACCGCGAGACCGAGAAGGCCTACACCGCCCTGTGCTGGGGGCAACCGGCGCTGGACAGCGGCAGCATCGACCTGCCGCTGCGCTACGACCCGCCCACCAAGCCGCGCCATGTGGTGGACCATGAACTGGGCAAGCATGCCTTGACCTTCTGGCGCATCGTCGAACGCTGTGGCGACTACTGCCGCGTCGAACTGACGCCCATCACCGGGCGCTCGCACCAGTTGCGCGTGCACATGCTGTCGATCGGGCATCCGCTGCTGGGTGACCGGCTGTATGCCAACGCCGAGGCGCTGGCGGCCCATGACCGGTTGTGCCTGCATGCTTCGATGCTGAGCTTCACCCACCCGGTTTCCGGGGAACGGCTGAAGTTCGAGTGCCCGGCTCCGTTCTGA
- a CDS encoding M18 family aminopeptidase: MREALNTGLIDFLKASPTPFHATASLAQRLEAAGYQRLDERDSWATVPGGRYYVTRNDSSIIAIKLGKQAPLLGGIRMVGAHTDSPCLRVKPQPELQRQGFLQLGVEVYGGALLAPWFDRDLSLAGRVTFRRDGKVESQLIDFKLPIAIIPNLAIHLNRTANEGWQINPQNELPPILAQVAGDERIDFRALLTEQLAREHELNADVVLDYELSFYDTQDAALIGLNGDFIAGARLDNLLSCYAGLQALLAADSDETCVLVCNDHEEVGSCSACGADGPMLEQTLQRLLPDGDAYVRTIQRSLMVSADNAHGVHPNYADRHDGNHGPKLNAGPVIKVNNNQRYATNSETAGFFRHLCMAEEVPVQSFVVRSDMGCGSTIGPITASHLGVRTVDIGLPTFAMHSIRELCGSHDLAHLVKVLTAFYRSRELP, translated from the coding sequence ATGCGCGAAGCACTGAATACCGGCCTGATCGATTTCCTCAAGGCCTCCCCGACGCCCTTCCACGCCACCGCCAGCCTGGCCCAGCGCCTCGAAGCTGCCGGCTACCAGCGCCTGGACGAGCGTGACAGCTGGGCCACAGTGCCTGGCGGCCGCTACTACGTCACCCGCAACGATTCCTCGATCATCGCCATCAAGCTGGGCAAGCAAGCGCCACTGCTCGGCGGCATCCGCATGGTCGGCGCACACACCGACAGCCCGTGCCTGCGGGTCAAGCCGCAGCCCGAGCTGCAGCGCCAGGGCTTCCTGCAACTGGGCGTGGAAGTGTACGGCGGCGCCCTGCTGGCACCGTGGTTCGACCGCGATCTGTCGCTGGCCGGGCGAGTTACCTTCCGCCGTGACGGCAAGGTCGAAAGCCAGCTGATCGACTTCAAGCTACCGATCGCGATCATCCCCAACCTGGCGATCCACCTGAACCGCACCGCCAACGAAGGCTGGCAGATCAACCCGCAGAACGAACTGCCGCCGATCCTCGCCCAGGTCGCCGGCGACGAGCGCATCGACTTCCGCGCCTTGCTCACCGAGCAACTGGCCCGCGAGCACGAGCTCAACGCTGATGTGGTGCTGGACTACGAACTGAGCTTCTACGACACCCAGGATGCCGCGCTGATCGGCCTGAACGGCGACTTCATCGCCGGTGCCCGCCTGGATAACCTGCTGTCGTGCTATGCCGGCCTGCAGGCGCTGCTGGCAGCCGACAGCGACGAAACCTGCGTGCTGGTATGCAACGACCACGAAGAGGTCGGCAGCTGCTCGGCCTGTGGCGCCGACGGCCCGATGCTGGAACAGACCCTGCAGCGCCTGCTGCCGGACGGCGATGCCTATGTGCGGACCATCCAGCGCTCGCTGATGGTTTCGGCCGACAACGCCCACGGCGTGCACCCCAACTACGCCGACAGGCATGACGGCAACCACGGGCCCAAGCTCAACGCCGGGCCGGTGATCAAGGTCAACAACAACCAGCGTTACGCCACCAACAGCGAAACGGCCGGTTTCTTCCGCCACCTGTGCATGGCCGAGGAAGTACCGGTGCAAAGCTTCGTAGTGCGCAGCGACATGGGCTGTGGCTCGACCATCGGCCCAATCACCGCCAGCCACCTAGGCGTGCGCACCGTGGACATCGGCCTGCCGACCTTTGCCATGCACTCGATTCGCGAGCTGTGTGGCAGCCACGACCTGGCGCATCTGGTGAAGGTGCTGACCGCGTTCTATCGCAGCCGCGAATTGCCTTGA
- a CDS encoding mechanosensitive ion channel family protein yields MPALLRCLALLLFIAFSPAQAAGLPSLLGSSTPAQPEATEPLGKSLDEVIKNLENDQQRAKLLADLKKLRDATKQSQPAAEQGVLGLIGGALHDLEKQFSGEASPFNRWALEIDQAQAELTDLIVPVHQWPAILFGFAAIIAVWSLLAYAFNWIGHRVRVRFGLTEELPQHPRTWDLVRFALRKLGPWLVALVFTVYLSFALPSSLGKSMAMVLAYALVVGTCFSAICVIAFSLLDGPHRHRALYILRHQAFRPLWLIGSFAAFGEAMSDPRMTVALGTHLAHALATLANVIAAVCTGLFILRFRRPIAHLIRNQPLDRRLTRRTLSDTIELLGSFWFVPPLILVAISLIATFISAGDTSTALRQSLMCTVLVVVCMVLNGLVRRHAANPKRANKRQAVYTERLRNFAYALVHLGIWLLFIELGLRVWGLSMVGFAEGDGHEVSMRLAGLAGTLIVAWLVWILADTAVHHALVRSRRGLANARAQTMMPLIRNVMFVAIFIIAVIVALANMGMNVTPLLAGAGVIGLAIGFGAQSLVADLITGLFIIIEDSLAIDDYVDVGGHLGTVEGLTIRTVRLRDIDGIVHTIPFSEIKSIKNYSREFGYAIFRVAIPHSMNIDQAITLIREVGQKLRTDPLMRRNIWSPLELQGVESFESGSAILRARFKTAPIKQWEVSRAFNLALKRQLDEAGLDLATPRLSVQVVTAGGGGMSEAGTSS; encoded by the coding sequence GTGCCTGCACTTCTGCGTTGCCTTGCCCTGCTGCTGTTCATCGCCTTTTCTCCGGCCCAGGCGGCGGGCCTGCCGAGCCTGCTCGGCTCCAGTACTCCCGCCCAGCCCGAGGCCACCGAGCCTCTGGGCAAATCGCTGGACGAAGTGATCAAGAACCTGGAAAACGACCAGCAACGGGCCAAGCTGCTGGCCGACCTGAAGAAGCTGCGCGACGCCACCAAGCAGTCACAACCGGCCGCTGAACAAGGCGTGCTGGGCCTGATCGGCGGCGCACTGCATGACCTTGAGAAGCAATTCAGCGGCGAGGCCAGCCCGTTCAATCGCTGGGCGCTGGAAATCGACCAGGCCCAGGCCGAACTCACCGATCTGATCGTGCCGGTGCACCAGTGGCCGGCGATCCTCTTCGGCTTTGCCGCCATCATCGCCGTCTGGAGCCTGCTGGCCTACGCCTTCAACTGGATCGGCCACCGCGTGCGGGTGCGTTTCGGCCTGACCGAGGAGCTGCCCCAGCACCCGCGCACCTGGGACTTGGTGCGCTTCGCTCTGCGCAAGCTCGGGCCGTGGCTGGTGGCACTGGTGTTCACCGTGTACCTGAGCTTTGCCCTGCCCTCCTCGCTGGGCAAGTCGATGGCCATGGTGCTGGCCTATGCGCTGGTGGTGGGCACCTGCTTCTCTGCCATCTGCGTGATCGCCTTCTCCCTGCTCGATGGCCCTCACCGCCACCGTGCCTTGTACATCCTTCGCCACCAGGCGTTCCGCCCGCTGTGGCTGATCGGCAGCTTCGCCGCCTTTGGCGAGGCGATGAGCGACCCGCGCATGACCGTCGCCCTGGGCACCCACCTGGCACATGCCCTGGCCACGCTGGCCAACGTCATCGCCGCGGTGTGCACGGGGCTGTTCATCCTGCGCTTTCGCCGCCCGATCGCCCACTTGATCCGCAACCAGCCCCTGGACCGGCGCCTGACCCGGCGTACCCTGAGCGACACGATCGAACTGCTCGGCAGCTTCTGGTTCGTGCCGCCACTGATCCTGGTGGCGATTTCACTTATCGCCACATTCATTTCCGCCGGCGACACCAGCACCGCCCTGCGCCAGTCGCTGATGTGCACGGTACTGGTGGTGGTGTGCATGGTGCTCAACGGCCTGGTACGCCGCCACGCCGCCAACCCCAAGCGCGCCAACAAGCGCCAGGCGGTGTATACCGAACGCCTGCGCAACTTCGCCTATGCCCTGGTTCACCTGGGCATCTGGCTGCTGTTCATCGAGCTGGGGCTGCGGGTGTGGGGCTTGTCGATGGTCGGCTTTGCCGAAGGCGACGGCCATGAAGTGAGCATGCGCCTGGCAGGCCTGGCCGGCACGCTGATTGTCGCCTGGCTGGTGTGGATCCTGGCCGACACGGCGGTGCACCATGCACTGGTGCGTTCACGCCGCGGCCTGGCCAACGCCCGTGCGCAAACCATGATGCCGCTGATTCGCAACGTGATGTTCGTGGCCATCTTCATCATCGCGGTGATCGTCGCCCTGGCCAACATGGGCATGAACGTCACGCCACTGCTGGCCGGTGCCGGTGTGATCGGCCTGGCCATTGGCTTCGGCGCGCAATCGCTGGTAGCCGACCTGATCACTGGCCTGTTCATCATCATCGAGGACTCGCTGGCCATCGACGACTACGTCGATGTCGGCGGCCACCTGGGCACGGTCGAGGGCCTGACCATCCGCACCGTGCGCCTGCGCGATATCGACGGCATCGTGCACACCATCCCGTTCAGCGAAATCAAGAGCATCAAGAACTACTCGCGCGAGTTCGGCTATGCGATCTTCCGCGTGGCGATCCCGCACAGCATGAACATCGATCAGGCCATCACGCTGATCCGTGAAGTGGGGCAGAAACTGCGCACCGATCCGCTGATGCGCCGCAATATCTGGTCGCCCTTGGAATTGCAGGGGGTGGAGAGTTTCGAGTCGGGGTCGGCGATCTTGCGAGCGCGGTTCAAGACCGCGCCGATCAAGCAGTGGGAAGTGTCGCGGGCGTTCAACCTGGCGCTGAAGCGCCAGCTCGACGAGGCTGGGCTCGATCTGGCGACGCCGCGGTTGTCGGTGCAGGTCGTGACGGCCGGGGGTGGGGGGATGAGCGAAGCCGGTACTTCCAGTTAG
- a CDS encoding UTRA domain-containing protein: MQSTPPRAVTAICHALQEQIEHGLLAPGGKLPAERRLSEVFDTTRITLREALVQLEAQGLIYREERRGWFVAPQRLTYDLIERSHFHAMVRDQGRQPTTELLSARLQPAPAAICARLCLPGLSSVVRICRLRRIDGRAVLYAEHYLNPRYFPGILDQDLAQSLTEIYGRVYGIRYGQVCFEILPTALPVDAAAALKVSAGSPGLHITRVNSDQHGHLIDCDLEYWRHDAIRIRAQAG, encoded by the coding sequence ATGCAGTCGACGCCACCGCGTGCGGTAACAGCCATCTGCCATGCCCTGCAGGAGCAGATCGAGCACGGCTTGCTGGCGCCAGGAGGCAAGCTGCCGGCCGAGCGCAGGCTCAGTGAGGTGTTCGACACCACCCGTATCACCTTGCGCGAGGCGCTGGTGCAGCTCGAGGCCCAGGGCCTGATCTATCGAGAGGAGCGGCGCGGCTGGTTTGTCGCGCCCCAGCGGCTGACCTACGACTTGATCGAGCGCAGCCACTTTCATGCGATGGTGCGCGACCAGGGCCGTCAGCCCACCACCGAACTGCTGTCGGCGCGCCTGCAGCCCGCCCCGGCGGCCATCTGCGCGCGTTTGTGCCTGCCGGGGTTGTCCAGCGTGGTGAGGATCTGCCGCTTGCGCAGGATCGATGGGCGGGCGGTGCTGTATGCCGAGCACTATCTCAACCCGCGCTACTTCCCGGGCATTCTTGACCAGGACCTGGCGCAGTCTCTGACCGAGATCTATGGGCGGGTGTATGGCATCCGGTATGGGCAGGTGTGCTTCGAGATCCTGCCCACGGCCTTGCCGGTGGACGCGGCAGCCGCCTTGAAGGTGTCTGCGGGCAGCCCTGGGCTGCATATCACCCGGGTCAACAGTGACCAGCATGGGCACCTGATCGACTGTGACCTGGAGTACTGGCGGCACGATGCGATTCGTATTCGTGCCCAGGCGGGGTAG
- a CDS encoding ABC transporter substrate-binding protein: MKKFFMASLLGSAIALCTSAMAAGTDLKALEDAARKEGAVNSVGMPDAWANWKGTWEDLASKYGLKHTDTDMSSAQEIAKFEAEKDNASADIGDVGAAFGPIAVTKSVSQPYKPSTWDQVPEWAKDKDGHWALAYTGTIAFIINKDLVKEGDRPTSWHDLEKGKYKVAIGDVGTAAQAANGVLAAAIAYKGDEKNIEPGLQLFTKLAQQKRLSLANPTIQTLEKGEVEVGVVWDFNGLSYREQIDPKRFEVLIPSDGTVISGYTTIINKYAKHPNAAKLAREYIFSDAGQINLAKGHARPIRAEHLKLPQEVQAMLLPNEQYKAAQPIKDAAAWEATSKALPQKWQEQVIIEME, encoded by the coding sequence ATGAAAAAGTTCTTCATGGCGTCACTGCTCGGTTCCGCTATCGCTCTGTGCACCTCGGCCATGGCCGCAGGCACCGACCTCAAGGCCCTGGAAGACGCTGCCCGCAAGGAAGGCGCAGTCAACAGCGTAGGTATGCCAGACGCCTGGGCCAACTGGAAAGGCACCTGGGAAGACCTGGCCAGCAAGTACGGCCTCAAGCACACCGACACCGACATGAGCTCGGCACAGGAAATCGCCAAGTTCGAAGCAGAGAAGGACAACGCCAGTGCCGACATCGGCGACGTTGGCGCGGCTTTCGGCCCGATTGCCGTGACCAAGAGTGTGAGCCAGCCGTACAAGCCGAGCACCTGGGACCAGGTACCAGAGTGGGCCAAAGACAAGGATGGCCACTGGGCGCTGGCCTATACCGGCACCATCGCCTTCATCATCAACAAGGACCTGGTGAAGGAAGGTGACCGCCCCACCAGCTGGCATGATCTGGAAAAGGGCAAATACAAGGTCGCCATCGGTGACGTAGGCACTGCTGCCCAAGCCGCCAATGGTGTGCTGGCTGCCGCCATTGCCTACAAGGGCGACGAGAAGAACATCGAACCCGGCCTGCAGCTGTTCACCAAACTGGCCCAGCAAAAGCGCCTGTCGTTGGCCAACCCGACCATCCAGACCCTGGAAAAAGGTGAAGTGGAAGTCGGCGTGGTGTGGGACTTCAATGGCCTGAGCTACCGTGAACAGATCGACCCCAAGCGCTTCGAGGTGCTGATCCCGTCCGACGGCACGGTGATTTCCGGCTATACCACCATCATCAACAAGTACGCCAAACATCCGAATGCGGCCAAGCTGGCGCGTGAGTACATCTTCAGCGACGCCGGGCAGATCAACCTGGCCAAGGGGCATGCCCGGCCGATTCGCGCCGAGCACCTGAAGCTGCCGCAGGAGGTACAGGCCATGCTGCTGCCCAACGAGCAGTACAAGGCCGCGCAACCGATCAAGGATGCCGCAGCCTGGGAAGCGACGTCCAAGGCGCTGCCGCAGAAGTGGCAGGAGCAAGTGATCATCGAGATGGAATGA